CGGTGGAGGAGATGGCGCGACGCTTCTCGGACCTGCCGGACGCGGTCGCGCGCACGCTCGAGGTCTCCGCGCGCTGCCGCTTCGCGCTCGAGCAGCTGCGCTACCGCTACCCGGCCGAGCACCTGCCCGATGGCGAGAGCGAGCAGAGCTGGCTGCGCAGGCTGACCTACCAGGGGGCGCGCGAGCGCTACGGGGGCGAGATCCCGAGCGACGTGGCCGCGCAGCTCGAGCGGGAGCTGAGCCTCGTCGAGGAGCTCGACTACGGCGGCTACTTCCTGACCATGTGGGACATCGTCCGCTTCTGCCGCGAGAACGACATCCTCTGCCAGGGGCGCGGCAGCGCGGCCAACAGCGCGGTCTGCTACTGCCTCGGCATCACGGCGATCGATCCGGTGCGCATGGACCTGCTCTTCGAGCGCTTCCTGAGCCGCGAGCGCGCCGAGCCGCCGGACATCGACCTCGACATCGAGCACGAGCGCCGCGAGGAGGCCATCCAGTACGTCTACGCGCGCTGGGGCCGGCGCCGCGCGGCGATGGTGGCCAACGTGATCCGCTACCGAACCAAGAGCGCCATCCGCGACGTGGGCAAGGCGCTCGGCCTGCCGCAGACCGCGCTCGACCACGCGAGCAAGCTCTCGAGCGGCTGGGGCGAGCCGCTGAGCGAGGAGGCGCTCCGGCGCGCGGGGCTCGACACGGAGAGCCGCCGGGTCCGTCAGCTCGCCGCGCTGGTGCCGGAGATCGCGAACTTCCCGCGGCACCTGTCGATCCACCCGGGCGGCTTCCTGCTCGGCGCGGAGCCCATCGACGAGCTCTCCCCGGTGGAGCCGGCCACGATGGAGAACCGCACCGTCGTGCAGTGGGACAAGCAGGACGTCGAGGATCTCGGGCTCTTCAAGGTCGATCTCCTCGGGCTCGGCATGCTGACCCAGATCCACCGCTGCTTCGATCTCCTGCGCGCCCACGAGGGCCCCGACCTGACCATCGCCACCGTGCCCGCAGAGGACCCGCCGACCTATCGCATGATCAGCGCGGCCGACACGGTGGGCGTCTTCCAGATCGAGAGCCGCGCGCAGATGTCGATGCTGCCCAGGCTCCAGCCGCGCACCTTCTACGACCTGGTCATCGAGGTGGCCATCGTGCGCCCGGGGCCGATCCAGGGCGACATGGTGCACCCTTACTTGCGGCGTCGACGCGGCGAGGAGGCGGTGACCTATCCTCACCCGAGCCTGCGGCGCATCCTGGAGAAGACCCTCGGCGTGCCGATCTTCCAGGAGCAGGTGATGAAGCTCGCGGTGGAGGCGGCGGGCTACACGCCCGGCGAGGCCGACCAGCTCCGGCGGGACATCGCCGCCTGGCGCTCGCGCGGGCGGATCGACGAACACGAGCAGAAGCTGGTGCACCAGATGGTGAGCCGCGGCATCCCGCGCGACTTCGCCGAGCGGGTGTTCTCGCAGATCCGTGGGTTCGGCGAGTACGGCTTCCCCGAGAGCCACGCGGCCAGCTTCGCGCTGCTCAGCTACGTCACGGCCTGGCTCAAGTGCCACCACCACGCGGCCTTCACCTGCGCGCTGCTGAACGCCTGGCCGATGGGCTTCTATCAGCCCTCGACGCTGGTCGAGGACGCCAAGCGGCACGGGGTGGAGGTGCGCCCGATCGACGTGCACGACAGCGGCTGGGACTGCTCCCTCGAGCGCGCGCCGCGCGGCGACCTCGCGATCCGGATGGGGCTCCGCTACGTCAAGGGGCTCGGGGAGCGCGAGCGCGCGCGGCTCGAGGCGGTGCCCGGCCCGTACGCGGATCTCGCGGACTTCGCGCGGCGCACCAAGCTCGGCAAGAAGCCGCTGCTGGCCCTGGCGCAGGCGGGCGCGTTCGGGGCGTTCGGGCTCGATCGACGGCGCGCGATCTGGGCCGTGCGCGGCGTGCTCTCGACCGAGCGAGACGGGCTCGACCTCGCGCCGCCCGTGGCCCCCGACGCCCTGCCCCGCTTCGCGCGCCTGAGCGCCGCGCAGGAGGTGAGCTGGGACTACGCGCACAGCCTGCACAGCGCGCGCGGTCACCCGATGGCGCGGCTCCGGGCCGCGCTGCGCGAGCGGGGCGTGCCGGACGCGCGCAGCCTGAACCGCGTGGAGGCGGGAGGGCGCCGCAAGGTCACCTACGTCGGCATGGTGATCTGCCGACAGCGACCGCAGACCGCGACCGGGGTGACGTTCATGACGCTCGAAGACGAGACCGGCCTCGTGAACCTGGTGGTGTGGCGGCAGGTCTACGAGCACCACGAGACCGTCGCGAAGACCGCGGCGCTGATCGAGGTCGACGGCTATCTGCAGGAGGAGCAAGGCGTCGTGCATCTCATCGCGGAGCGCCTGCGCGAGCCGCGCTTCGACGTCGGCGAGCGCGGCGCCGCACCGCGCTCCCGCGATTTTCACTGACCGTCGCTCGGGGCGGGGCACGTGTGATAGGGACGGTGCGTGCCCCGCGACAAAGCCGAGAGGGTCGACGACAACCGCGTCGTGACCCTCACCTTCACCCTCGAGGACGAGACCGGCGCGCCGATCACCGAGGCCCCGCCGGCCGCCCCGTACGTCTATCTGCACGGCCACGGACAGCTGCTGTCCGCCTTCGAGGAGGCGCTGGACGGCCGCGAGGTCGGAGAGCGCTTCAGCCTCACCGTGCCCCCGGACGAGGCGTTCGGGCGCCGGCGCGAGGCCCCCGAGCGGGTCCTCCCGCGCGACGCGCTGCCGAGCGCTGGTGAGCTCGTGGCGGGCGCGCAGCTGACGATCGACGACGACGGCGCGTCGATCCCCGCCTGGGTGGTCCGGTCCACCGCCGCGCACGTCGTCGTGTCGCTCCAGCACCCGTGGGCGCGAGACGGCGCGGTGAAGATGGACGCGGAGGTGCTCCAGATCCGCGAGGCGGACGCCGAGGAGCTCGAGCGCGGACGCGCGGCGC
This window of the Sandaracinaceae bacterium genome carries:
- a CDS encoding error-prone DNA polymerase yields the protein MDGYVPLWTKTNGSFLEGASHPEEMVDRAAELGLPALAVTDRDSVNGLVKAWVRAKERGLPLHVGAQVTVGEPGGAAHQVVLLSCTREGYGRMTRLLTLGHARRPKGESLVTPRELASHADGLVALAPDPDTLGWCAEAFGDRLYALLARHRRSDEVEREAALRVAARRFRAPVVAAVEVLYHDPRRRFLADVLTCIRHKTTLDAAGRRLKPNAEHYLPSVEEMARRFSDLPDAVARTLEVSARCRFALEQLRYRYPAEHLPDGESEQSWLRRLTYQGARERYGGEIPSDVAAQLERELSLVEELDYGGYFLTMWDIVRFCRENDILCQGRGSAANSAVCYCLGITAIDPVRMDLLFERFLSRERAEPPDIDLDIEHERREEAIQYVYARWGRRRAAMVANVIRYRTKSAIRDVGKALGLPQTALDHASKLSSGWGEPLSEEALRRAGLDTESRRVRQLAALVPEIANFPRHLSIHPGGFLLGAEPIDELSPVEPATMENRTVVQWDKQDVEDLGLFKVDLLGLGMLTQIHRCFDLLRAHEGPDLTIATVPAEDPPTYRMISAADTVGVFQIESRAQMSMLPRLQPRTFYDLVIEVAIVRPGPIQGDMVHPYLRRRRGEEAVTYPHPSLRRILEKTLGVPIFQEQVMKLAVEAAGYTPGEADQLRRDIAAWRSRGRIDEHEQKLVHQMVSRGIPRDFAERVFSQIRGFGEYGFPESHAASFALLSYVTAWLKCHHHAAFTCALLNAWPMGFYQPSTLVEDAKRHGVEVRPIDVHDSGWDCSLERAPRGDLAIRMGLRYVKGLGERERARLEAVPGPYADLADFARRTKLGKKPLLALAQAGAFGAFGLDRRRAIWAVRGVLSTERDGLDLAPPVAPDALPRFARLSAAQEVSWDYAHSLHSARGHPMARLRAALRERGVPDARSLNRVEAGGRRKVTYVGMVICRQRPQTATGVTFMTLEDETGLVNLVVWRQVYEHHETVAKTAALIEVDGYLQEEQGVVHLIAERLREPRFDVGERGAAPRSRDFH
- a CDS encoding FKBP-type peptidyl-prolyl cis-trans isomerase, giving the protein MPRDKAERVDDNRVVTLTFTLEDETGAPITEAPPAAPYVYLHGHGQLLSAFEEALDGREVGERFSLTVPPDEAFGRRREAPERVLPRDALPSAGELVAGAQLTIDDDGASIPAWVVRSTAAHVVVSLQHPWARDGAVKMDAEVLQIREADAEELERGRAAPRREDAAAEVEPPDTTPEQGQEEE